Proteins encoded in a region of the Coffea eugenioides isolate CCC68of unplaced genomic scaffold, Ceug_1.0 ScVebR1_613;HRSCAF=1318, whole genome shotgun sequence genome:
- the LOC113758630 gene encoding disease resistance protein At4g27190-like, translated as MAINDCALTIAGAMAANCVDPVLHQCQYLFRYRSNVLTLRDEMKKLELKKADVQQLVDAAINNGKSIKPNVIDWLRQVDDLKKEADAIFRHMENVKMNCLNVRLPNLKSHYLLGRDADKRKNAAQKLLSEGQFDEVGYTAPLEKMSFSESTLLLEEGLPTLMSTKKEVMRVLEQDKTNLIVICGMAGVGKTTLVNQIADQVKYGKLFYKVAMLTMSKNPSMRNAQNRLAEQLRVQIPAHIDGARFGQTIYNRLSGRVLVILDEIWKEVDFKSLGIPVSEKIKVIVTSQSPCVCRNMGAKIVGVNALPEEEACYLFKAVAGISDDSVLSDVAKQFAEECKGIPLALVVVARGLRTNCKTLKSWELALGQLQKYTFRELEGEKDLVYSIVEWSYDNLESVEAKSLLLLCSLFPEDYSIPVECLVRYGKGLELFNERDTLGDVRCRVDVLVNDLRSYHLLLDDSEREDHVKLHDVMRETCLKIASKGEHVFLVGNATEEERHQLPDSFGPYTAISLTLEGSIRLFPFGEECPRLKLLRLVFQSGKVNLSKDAFEGMEDLRVMELNNSHTEFSLSWPGQMLTSLRTLCLDYCVLDTGTSSMLGYMMQLEMLSFFKSRLQGDQFPVEIARLSNLKSLDLRVERSQQPLLHGILSSLKKLEELYMGSPHHLRLGRDKEEERGCLEEIASLSCLECLQIHVYDLNLLFQLLHQLPIQRLLRFHIVGADHKINRRDLTREYQFRNSFELIYYRYHKRRFVFKQALDPIVSSIVKRAENLTFEGVPCLRNLVSDLDEDGFVNLRRLKLDHEVHQCLIESTTNLVARQVFENLVFMELDHVNLEEICRGNLPPRCFSQLREMKLKYTNIKHLWKGPIEPPSLCSLRIVELRYCHRIVTLFSQSTLKCLVKLQKLVVHQCTNLESIVMREESVNEEVLELPLLETLVMQESGLLCFDSKRETARAFLNQVSLPRLEGLQIKTYRHRPKELVGDGMHSGYLENLKYLQITDSCIGCIAKADGNSKFFPNWSHWNYNNPQD; from the exons ATGGCGATCAATGATTGTGCTCTTACCATTGCAGGCGCAATGGCAGCAAATTGTGTCGATCCAGTTCTGCACCAATGTCAGTATTTGTTTCGCTACAGAAGCAACGTTCTAACTCTGAGGGATGAGATGAAAAAACTTGAACTAAAGAAAGCTGATGTGCAACAATTAGTTGATGCAGCAATTAACAATGGTAAATCAATTAAACCAAATGTCATTGACTGGCTAAGACAAGTTGACGATCTAAAGAAAGAGGCAGACGCCATTTTTAGGCATATGGAAAATGTCAAGATGAATTGCCTTAATGTCAGGCTTCCAAATTTGAAGTCACATTATTTGCTAGGCCGAGATGctgacaaaagaaaaaatgctgCTCAAAAACTTCTGAGCGAGGGGCAGTTTGATGAAGTTGGATACACTGCTCCATTAGAGAAAATGTCTTTTAGTGAATCAACCCTACTGTTAGAGGAAGGACTACCTACTCTGATGTCAACAAAGAAGGAAGTGATGAGAGTTCTAGAGCAGGACAAAACAAATCTTATTGTGATTTGTGGTATGGCTGGTGTTGGCAAGACTACCTTGGTGAACCAAATTGCAGACCAAGTTAAGTatggaaaattattttataaggtggcCATGTTAACTATGTCTAAAAATCCAAGCATGAGAAATGCTCAAAATCGGCTTGCTGAGCAGTTAAGGGTGCAAATTCCAGCACATATTGATGGTGCCAGATTTGGACAAACAATATATAATAGACTAAGCGGGAGAGTCCTTGTTATATTGGATGAGATTTGGAAAGAAGTTGACTTCAAGAGTCTTGGGATTCCTGTTAGCGAGAAGATAAAGGTTATAGTGACATCTCAGTCCCCCTGTGTTTGCAGGAACATGGGAGCTAAAATTGTTGGGGTTAATGCCTTGCCTGAGGAAGAAGCATGTTATCTTTTTAAAGCGGTTGCGGGAATTTCTGATGATTCCGTTTTGAGTGATGTTGCAAAACAGTTTGCAGAGGAATGCAAAGGTATACCTCTCGCGCTCGTTGTTGTCGCCAGGGGATTAAGGACTAACTGTAAAACACTAAAATCCTGGGAACTGGCCCTTGGACAGCTGCAAAAATACACATTCAGAGAATTAGAAGGAGAAAAAGATTTGGTGTATTCAATAGTTGAGTGGAGCTACGACAATTTGGAAAGTGTCGAGGCTAAGTCACTGCTTTTGCTTTGCAGTTTGTTTCCAGAAGATTATAGCATTCCAGTTGAATGTTTGGTCAGGTACGGCAAAGGGCTAGAATTGTTCAACGAGAGAGACACGTTAGGTGATGTAAGATGCAGAGTAGACGTGCTTGTTAATGACCTCAGGAGTTACCATTTGTTGCTGGATGATAGTGAAAGAGAAGACCATGTAAAATTGCATGATGTCATGCGAGAAACTTGCTTGAAAATTGCATCAAAAGGCGAGCATGTATTTTTGGTAGGGAATGCTACAGAGGAAGAAAGGCACCAACTACCGGATTCATTTGGTCCTTATACGGCTATTTCACTAACATTAGAAGGTTCCATTAGACTATTTCCATTTGGCGAGGAATGTCCAAGGCTTAAGCTATTGCGTTTGGTATTCCAATCAGGCAAAGTGAACCTATCAAAAGATGCTTTCGAAGGAATGGAAGATCTCAGGGTCATGGAGTTAAACAATTCACACACAGAATTTTCGCTATCATGGCCAGGCCAAATGTTAACGAGCCTTCGGACATTGTGCCTGGATTATTGTGTATTGGACACTGGAACGTCATCAATGCTTGGATATATGATGCAATTGGAAATGTTGAGCTTCTTTAAATCCAGACTTCAAGGTGATCAGTTTCCAGTAGAGATTGCTCGGTTGAGTAATTTAAAGTCGTTGGATTTGAGGGTCGAGCGAAGTCAGCAGCCGTTGCTTCATGGTATCCTGTCAAGCTTGAAGAAACTAGAAGAATTGTACATGGGATCTCCTCACCATTTGCGGCTGGGGAgagacaaagaagaagaaagaggatGCCTTGAAGAGATCGCATCACTCTCTTGCCTTGAGTGTCTCCAAATTCATGTCTATGACCTTAACCTCCTATTTCAGTTATTGCACCAACTTCCTATTCAGAGGTTGTTAAGATTTCACATTGTAGGAGCTGATCATAAAATTAACCGGAGAGATCTTACTAGAGAGTATCAATTTCGGAACAGTTTCGAACTTATTTACTATCGGTATCATAAGAGGAGGTTTGTATTTAAACAAGCATTGGATCCTATAGTTAGCAGCATTGTTAAGAGAGCAGAGAATCTCACTTTTGAGGGCGTGCCCTGCTTGAGGAATCTGGTGAGCGACTTGGATGAAGATGGATTTGTCAACCTGAGAAGGCTTAAATTAGACCATGAGGTACACCAATGCCTTATTGAATCCACCACCAATTTAGTTGCTCGACAGGTTTTCGAAAATTTGGTGTTCATGGAATTAGATCAtgtgaatttggaagaaatatGTCGTGGGAATCTTCCACCTCGGTGCTTCAGTCAGCTTCGGGAGATGAAACTTAAGTACACAAATATTAAGCATTTGTGGAAGGGGCCAATTGAACCTCCGTCACTTTGCAGCCTCAGAATTGTTGAGCTAAGATACTGCCATCGAATTGTAACTCTCTTCTCACAATCAACGCTGAAATGTCTAGTGAAACTCCAAAAGCTAGTAGTTCATCAGTGTACAAACTTGGAAAGCATTGTCATGAGGGAAGAAAGTGTGAACGAGGAAGTGCTTGAGCTACCCCTACTCGAAACTTTAGTGATGCAAGAATCAGGCTTGTTGTGTTTTGACTCCAAACGTGAAACAGCCAGAGCTTTTCTCAACCAG GTTTCGCTGCCTCGCCTGGAAGGACTGCAGATTAAAACTTATAGGCATCGCCCCAAAGAGTTAGTGGGAGATGGAATGCATAGCGGGTATCTTGAGAACTTGAAGTATTTGCAGATCACCGATAGCTGTATCGGATGCATTGCCAAAGCTGATGGG AACTCGAAATTCTTCCCAAACTGGAGTCATTGGAATTACAACAATCCTCAGGATTAA